From the Cryptosporidium parvum Iowa II chromosome 2, whole genome shotgun sequence genome, one window contains:
- a CDS encoding Dbp6p, eIF4a-1 family RNA SFII helicase, producing YRWIQISQLDNTEIDQKNDESLLKRFNKNIKKGLKEIEGFTGFFPIQQKVIPYILDGINCDVNNYYSSDVCISVPTGEGKTLCYVIPIANYLYNRTYPNLSVLVLVPTRELANQVKNVFTIFTKVNKGRFPIKITTLTGQQSFSNEMHQLSTIQPDVVISTPGRLCEHYNQLVISQDQQEIPELFRNIHFIIVDEVDRLLSQPYNDWLSIVNNISKYILSKEDNGELGLAKKTPIRILLSATISNSPYKLNQLDLVRPIYFISSVTGESNIPSRMSQKFVKVTNKKYKPQTLLCLIYQLLLNKKQRKSLSKLVTEDQKSEIKGIPKAYKTYFKAVIFCSSKETTSNLTKYLQQELSKSNRDDLFFIVNTKDENNNINDSNNEDIQDRKILIPINNTDNSETNNDSSDNVQKLLVEEFSSLLLQKERNLLMKKFNNNEFNILVCSDILARGIDISDIDIVINYDVPNNIKTYIHRAGRTARAGKIGYTYTMVENNQIRHFIKLINSKYKITHKQTMFVRIKKQQTNYKD from the coding sequence tatagaTGGATTCAAATTAGTCAGTTGGATAATACAGAAATTGACCAAAAGAATGATGAAAGCCTTcttaaaagatttaataagaatataaaaaaaggacttaaagaaattgaaggTTTTACAGGTTTTTTTCCAATTCAACAAAAAGTAATACCTTATATACTTGATGGAATTAATTGTGATGTGAATAATTACTATAGTAGTGATGTTTGTATTTCAGTTCCAACTGGAGAAGGAAAAACTTTATGTTATGTAATTCCTATAGCAAATTACTTATATAATAGAACATATCCAAATTTATCAGTATTAGTACTTGTACCTACTAGAGAATTAGCAAATCAAGTTAAAAATGTCTTCacaatatttacaaaagTTAACAAAGGTAGATTTCCTATAAAGATTACTACATTAACAGGACAACAATCATTTTCTAATGAAATGCATCAATTAAGCACAATACAACCAGATGTTGTAATTTCAACTCCAGGAAGACTTTGTGAGCATTATAATCAACTAGTAATATCACAAGATCAACAGGAAATACctgaattatttagaaatattcaCTTTATCATTGTAGATGAAGTTGATAGATTGTTATCTCAACCTTATAATGATTGGCTATCTATtgtgaataatatttcaaaatatatattatctAAAGAAGATAATGGAGAATTAGGATTAGCAAAAAAAACTCCTATTCGAATTCTATTATCTGCAACTATTTCTAATAGTCCTTATAAGTTAAATCAATTGGATTTAGTACGTCCAATATACTTTATCAGCTCAGTTACTGGAGAGTCAAATATACCATCTAGAATGTCCCAAAAATTTGTTAAAGTTACaaataagaaatataaaCCACAAACTTTACTTTGTCTTATatatcaattattattaaataagaaGCAAAGAAAAAGTTTAAGTAAATTAGTAACAGAAGATCAAAAATCTGAAATTAAAGGAATTCCAAAAGCTTATAAAACTTATTTTAAAGCAGTCATTTTTTGTTCAAGCAAGGAAACTACTTCAAATCTCACCAAGTATTTGCAACAAGAATTAAGTAAATCTAATAGAGATGACTTATtctttattgttaatactaaagatgaaaataacaatataaatgattctaataatgaagatattCAAGATAGAAAAATACTCATtcctattaataatactgaTAATTCAGAAACTAATAATGATTCTTCAGATAATGTTCAAAAATTACTTGttgaagaattttcaaGTTTATTGCTTCAAAAGGAAAGAAATCTactaatgaaaaaatttaataataatgaattcaatattcttGTCTGTTCTGATATTTTAGCAAGAGGTATTGATATTTCTGATATTgatattgttattaattatGACGTTCctaacaatattaaaactTATATTCACAGAGCTGGAAGAACTGCAAGAGCTGGAAAAATAGGATATACTTATACTATGgttgaaaataatcaaattagACATTTTATTAAGTTGATTAACtctaaatataaaattacaCACAAGCAGACCATGTTTGTTAGAATTAAGAAACAACAAACAAATTATAAAGATTAA